In a genomic window of Spodoptera frugiperda isolate SF20-4 chromosome 18, AGI-APGP_CSIRO_Sfru_2.0, whole genome shotgun sequence:
- the LOC118277826 gene encoding uncharacterized protein LOC118277826 isoform X9, which translates to MATATQPSCMSTEHGCVMFDCLVHLWEWLDPPAAQSQYQMENKKIPPATQQPLTQQHLLAHHVHPEQIYSQHHPQLSHLSSSQTGQIQPNGVMHQLLQSQYHSNMNARSPLLENRHDLYSTGHNHDYARHYGANDNYNYPQSPPRHERTEVHTDQNVNHELLHNIPKGYNAEVYQDYLKRNPPKDTNQIYQNHQPMYRPNVNPNQYGSKPYLPYSNRIGPQSNTELLRRQYSEIQQMKLQQQLHYQNQAQMHQQQKFAERQLLLQQIHGVQPPPNLQNSIYSDGSYRDLDRYSSKNDFKEYSSPDIQKDIDSYAKNNEYKEYEKQNRQYEAQWNQNQQAEYREQEQQYRRQIEAEKGKSQSPPSDYKSQSQKNNMSVASPMKSSESSTPSVKSPSSDSRRSSGGNQALRSPIAHRIPSAPVTMSGILYKQGSDGLKVWRKRWFVLSEYCLFYYKSQDEEKLLGSVLLPSYKVSSCTAEDKVLRKFAFKLEHANMRTYVLAAPDQEAMMKWVKSLTMAALMQSPNEQPQKQSDRTAAKIEDVDEIPTYANAPPKPRRSNEGYNSPSPDMYDPNYDLLKKPASHYSQGTSHARYQDHANYPASPNNQEPTYTRSPQSPPPVQQQPQYQTKRPPYDTQHLSLPLTNTVTDKLENNQPSTSSMYKSNPQSPYFDRNRSQQQMAQENREQNIYERQSQRNPFLQDTTPQTETSSKDERNEQQNNSRSNLKEERSESVHKDSSQNDSRNSAKSNIDLNAYNRDVYGELTSRQVRAGSAINERLMAERRTPDAYGRSTTMSAYNKGKMGDYEDVYSQYVTENEYGKTYAKSPNPSQADAVSTSSNQQQQKLPGNYPQEKTFSGPSVLRRKKMQSSGIQPPMPRPHSADFLEYESKAEMLNRSAPSRSAYDSYKEPQRPKSSLDINSYYDPSSDRYYSEESYAEKMRQSAQYLQQGLVPSVGPRNMEIPLANYASGLAKKQLSTAYSQMTNNNYEAEFSSNRDNVSYNSKYGDLEALNSNWTLKEKEIQKEYLNRSGSVMSDGSNVSGYVKEAAKYDTNADGFMRSASARLPSTSTEKEGEKKVQQREESMKRLLEWKQRMLQSPLTRKSTPATISLARSLNHSRQSLRSDQYKSKTYTNASYNSYSSDDEASMTMSGAHTESGTNNNSKSQQALSKKAFLGSNTSIGRSSRDANIPVRAVSPRVRWVEDKQSNDHYGSQQMSTSQQNLNTLNTTEDSWASARSPSRASQQPIRAVSPRVRRNTENDEMDCLSSLKAMEREESLQRLEFLKNQLMELEHQYEKSKPLVQLVDNMVKLGSLYNRPGSTIERLERNQRLRQKVLAEHALEQQRWLESVAAGKSLETEAARARVAELWALEQELSDEAAILQGLRTDKDAIENLLSGVRGKLDSVHKGEINVDVNPPAPRRPSAPPSHQAAGGLEEELARVQQMLAHNSKKLEQTVADNARLERELQQLRRALQARRAAGHQHHAANPTAMLEDEVSRVQQLVTALQRQRQELSRAVRHLTQQSHALQNTHDSMPGKRRPMSSWQETNLDTGHTIDHGHSDYDYDVGPLMPPGHYDHSNVETPLYVDTRGPGADVTSPLNSEDLQHAGFSNLTNVEKQEIKTVRIVKRESERRQRDRERSLQPMSDWPTNNITANLDQFLEEELVQSLNYSRSASLPRNEQYEQVYGMRRDNNYLQPNMDLSPKYVSSPSLSNYDYSQNMSSLSSSYNKSYDRSGYDRTISLSTQYLNSPTDSSRTLTNDPLSKTSSVVSLTRSHMELSPIFKSEAAKQIITEMSGDAPKNGSLHRRQVPKEKRRHYTAPHHLSAKTLNEMPKDAYNQDKMGRSVDDADMERALRGAAPDVVRSALPPQALRLADNTIDQLLAAPQKILIPERYIPEKPPELSPEEQQKRQEKVESIKKMLTGTSADPNK; encoded by the exons GCTTGATCCACCTGCAGCTCAGTCACAATACCAAATGGAGAACAAAAAGATCCCGCCGGCGACGCAGCAGCCGCTCACCCAGCAACACCTGCTGGCACATCACGTGCACCCGGAGCAGATCTACTCCCAGCATCACCCTCAACTATCCCACCTCAGTTCTTCACAAACAGGCCAAATACAACCAAATGGCGTCATGCACCAGTTACTGCAGAGTCAGTATCACTCGAACATGAATGCACGATCTCCGCTCCTTGAAAACAGACACGATTTGTATAGTACTGGTCACAATCACGATTACGCCCGACATTATGGAGCAAATGATAACTATAATTACCCACAGTCACCACCCAGACACGAAAGGACAGAGGTGCACACAGATCAGAATGTTAATCACGAGCTACTTCACAATATACCTAAGGGATACAACGCAGAAGTCTACCAAGATTATTTAAAACGAAACCCACCGAAAGATACCAAccaaatataccaaaatcatcAACCTATGTATAGGCCTAATGTTAATCCTAATCAGTATGGATCCAAGCCATATCTTCCATATTCAAATAGAATAGGTCCACAGAGTAACACAGAATTGTTACGTAGACAGTATAGTGAAATTCAACAAATGAAACTGCAGCAGCAGCTTCATTACCAAAATCAGGCACAAATGCACCAACAACAGAAGTTCGCCGAAAGGCAGTTGTTGCTGCAACAGATCCATGGCGTACAGCCACCACCTAACTTACAGAATAGTATTTACTCAGATGGTTCATACAGAGACTTGGATCGATACAGTAGTAAAAACGACTTCAAAGAATATAGTAGCCCTGATATACAAAAAGACATCGATAGCTATGCTAAAAACAATGAGTACAAGGAATATGAAAAGCAAAATAGACAGTATGAAGCTCAGTGGAATCAAAACCAGCAAGCTGAGTACAGAGAGCAGGAACAACAGTACAGAAGACAGATAGAAGCGGAGAAAGGGAAAAGTCAGTCTCCACCATCAGATTATAAAAGCCAAAGTCAAAAGAACAATATGAGTGTCGCATCACCGATGAAGTCTAGCGAATCTAGTACTCCTAGTGTGAAGTCTCCGTCCTCGGACAGTAGGCGGAGCAGTGGTGGAAACCAGGCTCTGCGATCACCCATAGCACACCGTATACCATCCGCTCCAGTCACCATGTCGGGGATCCTATACAAACAAGGTTCAGATGGATTAAAAGTATGGAGGAAGAGGTGGTTCGTTTTATCGGAATACTGCTTGTTCTACTATAAAA GTCAAGACGAAGAGAAACTTCTTGGCTCAGTGCTCCTGCCGTCATACAAGGTATCGAGTTGCACCGCGGAAGACAAAGTGCTTCGGAAATTTGCATTCAAACTGGAGCACGCGAACATGAGAACTTACGTCCTCGCGGCGCCTGATCAGGAGGCCATGATGAAATGGGTGAAGTCGTTGACCATGGCCGCACTCATGCAGAGCCCCAA TGAGCAGCCGCAAAAACAGAGCGATCGGACAGCTGCGAAAATCGAG GATGTCGATGAAATACCAACCTACGCGAACGCTCCACCGAAGCCAAGGCGCTCTAATGAAGGATACAACTCACCAAGCCCTGATAT GTACGATCCAAACTATGACTTACTCAAAAAGCCAGCATCACACTACAGTCAAGGCACTAGTCACGCACGATATCAAGACCACGCAAATTATCCAGCCAGTCCAAACAACCAAGAGCCCACATACACTCGCAGTCCGCAATCTCCACCGCCAGTACAACAACAACCACAGTATCAAACAAAACGACCACCTTATGATACGCAACATCTCTCTCTGCCATTAACAAACACAGTCACCGACAAACTCGAGAACAACCAACCCAGTACCTCATCTATGTACAAATCTAATCCGCAATCGCCTTATTTTGATAGGAATAGAAGCCAGCAGCAAATGGCACAAGAAAACAGGGAACAAAATATATACGAGAGGCAATCACAACGTAATCCTTTCCTGCAAGATACAACTCCTCAGACGGAAACATCTTCAAAGGATGAACGAAATGAACAACAGAATAATTCTCGGTCGAATTTGAAGGAAGAAAGATCTGAATCCGTTCACAAGGACTCGTCACAAAATGATAGTAGAAATAGCGCCAAATCTAATATTGATTTGAATGCTTATAATAGAGACGTATATGGGGAGTTGACTTCTAGGCAAGTAAGAGCAGGAAGTGCTATAAACGAACGTTTAATGGCTGAGAGGCGGACGCCAGATGCTTACGGTAGATCTACAACAATGTCTGCTTATAACAAAGGTAAAATGGGAGACTACGAGGATGTATACTCACAATATGTCACCGAAAATGAATACGGTAAAACATATGCTAAATCGCCAAACCCATCTCAAGCAGATGCTGTGAGCACTTCCTCTAATCAACAACAGCAAAAGTTGCCCGGCAACTAT CCCCAAGAGAAGACATTCAGCGGACCTTCAGTACTAAGGCGAAAGAAAATGCAATCGAGTGGAATTCAACCTCCAATGCCACGTCCGCATAGTGCAGATTTTCTTGAATATGAATCAAAAGCGGAAATGTTGAACAGATCCGCTCCTTCTCGCTCAGCTTATGATTCATACAAGGAACCACAACGGCCTAAGTCCAGTTTGGACATTAATTCTTACTACGACCCCAGCTCTGATAGGTACTATTCTGAAGAAAGCTACGCAGAGAAAATGCGCCAATCTGCACAGTATTTGCAACAAGGACTCGTTCCGAGTGTAGGTCCGAGGAATATGGAGATACCCCTCGCGAATTATGCAAGCGGCTTAGCAAAGAAACAACTCAGCACTGCATATTCACAAATGACGAATAATAATTACGAAGCTGAATTTAGCTCGAATCGGGATAATGTAAGTTATAATTCGAAATACGGTGATTTAGAGGCACTAAATTCTAATTGGACATTAAAGGAGAAAGAGATACAGAAGGAATATCTAAATAGAAGTGGTAGTGTTATGAGCGATGGTTCGAATGTCAGTGGTTATGTCAAAGAAGCAGCCAAATATGATACTAATGCTGATGGATTTATGAGATCTGCAAGTGCAAGGTTACCGTCGACATCCACAGAAAAGGAAGGTGAAAAGAAAGTGCAACAG CGTGAAGAGTCAATGAAAAGATTATTAGAATGGAAGCAAAGGATGTTGCAATCACCGCTAACCAGAAAAAGTACTCCAGCGACAATATCTCTCGCGAGGTCTCTCAATCATAGTCGCCAGTCGCTACGATCAGACCAATATAAATCCAAAACGTACACGAACGCGTCATACAATAGCTATTCTTCGGATGATGAAG CTTCTATGACAATGTCAGGCGCGCATACGGAATCTGGTACAAATAATAACTCAAAAAGTCAGCAAGCATTGTCAAAGAAAGCTTTTCTCGGAAGTAATACGTCAATTGGAAGAAGCAGTCGGGACGCCAATATACCGGTACGAGCAGTGAGCCCAAGAGTTAGATGGGTGGAAGACAAACAGTCTAACGACCACTACGGTTCACAGCAAATGTCGACGTCTCAGCAAAAC CTAAATACATTGAATACTACAGAGGACTCCTGGGCTTCAGCCAGGTCTCCATCTAGAGCTTCTCAGCAACCCATCAGGGCTGTAAGTCCTCGAGTCCGCAGGAACACTGAAAATGATGAAATG GATTGTCTCAGTTCTTTGAAAGCAATGGAACGGGAGGAAAGTCTTCAACGTCTTGAATTCCTTAAAAATCAACTAATGGAGCTGGAACATCAGTATGAGAAAAGCAAACCTCTTGTCCAACTAGTGGATAATATGGTCAAGTTGGGATCTCTGTATAACAGGCCTGGTTCTACCATCGAAAGGTTGGAAAGAAACCAGAGGCTACGACAGAAAGTTCTGGCTGAACATGCTTTGGAACAACAAAG ATGGCTCGAAAGTGTGGCTGCAGGCAAATCCCTGGAAACAGAAGCAGCCAGAGCGAGAGTGGCCGAGCTATGGGCATTGGAACAAGAACTTTCTGATGAAGCCGCCATATTGCAAGGCCTGAGGACTGACAAGGATGCTATTGAGAACTTACTTTCTG GTGTCCGTGGTAAGCTGGACAGTGTCCACAAAGGCGAGATTAATGTGGACGTCAATCCTCCAGCGCCTCGAAGACCATCAGCTCCACCCAGTCATCAGGCAGCAGGAGGCCTCGAAGAGGAACTGGCGCGCGTGCAACAGATGTTGGCACACAATTCTAAG AAATTGGAGCAGACGGTGGCGGACAACGCTCGGTTGGAACGTGAGCTGCAGCAGTTGAGGCGCGCGCTGCAGGCGAGGCGAGCTGCTGGGCATCAGCACCACGCAGCCAACCCTACCGCCATGTTGGAAGATG AAGTGTCACGCGTCCAGCAACTCGTGACAGCGCTGCAGCGTCAGCGACAGGAGCTGAGTCGTGCAGTCAGACATCTGACCCAACAGTCACATGCGCTGCAGAATACTCACGATTCTATGCCTG gaaaacGTCGTCCCATGTCTTCGTGGCAAGAAACCAACTTGGACACAGGTCACACGATCGACCACGGTCACTCTGACTACGACTATGACGTAGGACCGTTGATGCCTCCGGGTCACTACGATCATTCCAATGTTGAAACACCCCTCTATGTGGACACTAGAGGCCCCGGTGCTGACGTCACTTCACCGCTCAACAGTGAAGATTTACAACATGCTGGTTTCA gCAACCTAACGAACGTAGAGAAGCAGGAGATAAAAACGGTCCGCATAGTCAAGCGAGAGAGTGAGCGACGCCAACGAGATAGGGAACGTTCCCTCCAGCCCATGTCTGATTGGCCCACTAACAACATCACTGCTAATCTCGACCAATTCCTAGAGGAAGAACTCGTACAATCACTCAATTACTCTCGATCGGCTTCACTACCCCGAAACGAACAATACGAGCAAGTATACGGCATGAGACGTGACAATAACTACTTGCAGCCGAACATGGATCTCAGTCCCAAATATGTGTCGAGTCCATCTCTTTCCAACTACGATTACTCGCAAAATATGTCTTCTCTGAGTAGTAGTTACAACAAGAGCTACGACAGATCTGGATATGATCGCACAATCTCTTTGTCAACGCAGTACTTGAACAGTCCTACGGATAGTTCCAGGACGTTGACGAATGATCCTTTGTCAAAGACCAGCAGTGTGGTCAGTTTGACAAGGTCTCACATGGAGCTCTCTCCAATATTCAAGAGTGAGGCCGCTAAACAAATCATAACGGAGATGTCTGGTGATGCTCCTAAGAATGGATCCTTACATAGGAGACAGGTGCCGAAGGAGAAGAGAAGGCACTATACTGCACCTCATCATCTTAGTGCTAAAACACTTAACGAAATGCCCAAGGATGCGTATAATCAAGAC AAGATGGGACGATCAGTGGATGATGCGGATATGGAGCGAGCATTGCGTGGCGCGGCGCCAGACGTGGTGAGATCTGCACTACCACCACAAGCCCTCAGATTGGCTGACAACACCATCGACCAGCTTCTCGCTGCACCACAGAAAATCCTCATTCCGGAGAGATATATTCCGGAGAAG CCCCCAGAACTGTCACCAGAGGAGCAACAAAAGAGGCAAGAGAAAGTGGAGTCGATAAAGAAAATGTTGACAGGCACATCGGCTGACCCCAACAAG tGA